In a single window of the Pocillopora verrucosa isolate sample1 chromosome 4, ASM3666991v2, whole genome shotgun sequence genome:
- the LOC131790308 gene encoding E3 ubiquitin-protein ligase MARCHF3-like, producing MSSGNQSPAILPVSCSLSSISLGEGKPICRICHNTSGKDQGRELLQKVCWCKGTMGKVHKSCLELWLNSAHNRTCPICRYRFRTRRVYKPIRKWRCLPMQANDIAMLIFNVLFLGMVCVQVSGIGFLLNRYSKQSECNAALSLGIAGIASGLPFFLSFWIGSMVNIYTSNYWAMWRRKNKHVVVIIENFSNTEVV from the exons ATGTCGTCTGGTAATCAGAGTCCAGCGATACTCCCAGTATCATGCTCATTAAGCTCCATTTCGTTGGGAGAAGGTAAACCGATTTGTAGAATTTGCCACAATACTAGCGGAAAGGACCAAGGTCGAGAACTTTTACAAAAAGTTTGCTGGTGTAAAGGAACCATGGGAAAGGTGCATAAATCCTGCTTGGAGTTGTGGTTAAATTCAGCCCACAACAGAACGTGTCCAATTTGTCGCTACCGTTTTCGCACAAGAAGAGTTTATAAGCCTATCAGAAAg TGGCGATGCCTTCCAATGCAAGCAAACGACATTGCCATGCTGATattcaatgttttgtttcttggGATGGTGTGTGTTCAAGTTTCCGGTATTGGCTTCCTTCTCAATCGTTACAGCAAACAATCAGAATGCAACGCCGCACTGAGTTTAGGAATTGCAGGAATCGCATCTGGACTTccatttttcttgtctttttggATAGGATCGATGGTGAATATCTATACTTCTAATTATTGGGCTATGTGGCGTCGAAAAAACAAACACGTGGTAGTGATCATCGAAAACTTCAGTAACACAGAAgttgtttag
- the LOC131790395 gene encoding amiloride-sensitive sodium channel subunit alpha yields MENTNPFQRKNDFEMSVRGGIKAAGEDVSQDITDDEDKTYSIRHLILDYCEYTSGHGPPRIIASKQTIRKIFWTLLFLAALAMSSWQINTLFNTYKARPLSTHVSIKHETSLDFPVITICNFNAVKIGNIENFPEELKKDIQAETTSSNPPTRGKRAVNQPSSSNSPNNLDFSEEEEEGIENPDDLDEDFKNREQMIMIMAEAGVEALKPLGHQFKEFFLSCRYRGISCGNFASSYWTSYWHYTYGNCYVFNAGKDKSGNSATVLKSNKPGPSHGLNLELNIEQDEYIGAFTEEAGVRIDISNQGEMSFPREKGLSAAPGFATSIGIRKVEIHRKDPFTKKRCQNSSSLSDANLYKHNFQVNYSATACKESCLAYNQRKECKCMEYRFPLPNDKTPVCDILNKTVVDCLSKVQKAFKRNELNCTLSCPPPCRESIFQLTSSFSAWPSSGYKPFYIDKLNSQDKSHNLDINSNSSNLRSNVLKLNIFYEELNYETITEERSYELANFVSDLGGSLGLWIGMSVLSFAEVLELLLLIGYALFRKFRRKLNGKIRSSSFHGKGKGVV; encoded by the exons ATGGAAAATACAAACCCTTTTCAACGGAAAAACGATTTTGAGATGTCCGTCAGAGGAGGAATCAAAGCAGCTGGTGAAGACGTCAGCCAAGATATAACAGATGATGAGGACAAAACGTATTCTATACGACATTTGATTCTGGACTATTGTGAATACACGTCTGGCCACGGTCCACCGCGCATCATCGcctcaaaacaaacaataagaaaaatattttggacgTTGTTATTTCTTGCAGCATTGGCGATGTCTTCATGGCAAATAAACACTCTGTTTAATACGTATAAGGCAAGACCGCTGAGCACTCATGTCTCGATAAAACATGAAACG AGTCTTGACTTTCCTGTGATTACAATTTGCAACTTCAATGCTGTGAAAATTGGTAACATTGAAAATTTCCCTGAGGAGCTGAAGAAAGATATTCAAGCAGAGACTACCA GCTCTAACCCACCGACACGAGGGAAGAGAGCAGTAAACCAACCCTCCTCGTCCAATAGTCCAAATAACCTTGACTTCTccgaagaggaagaggaaggaATTGAGAACCCGGATGATCTGGATGAGGATTTTAAGAATAGGGAgcaaatgataatgataatggcTGAGGCTGGTGTTGAAGCACTGAAACCCCTTGGTCACCAGTTTAAAGAGTTTTTCTTGTCGTGCAGATACCGCGGAATCTCGTGTGG AAATTTCGCGAGTTCCTATTGGACAAGCTATTGGCATTATACGTACGGAAACTGTTATGTTTTTAACGCTGGTAAAGATAAATCAGGAAACAGTGCTACAGTGTTGAAGTCTAACAAGCCCGGCCCATCGCATG GACTAAACCTCGAGCTAAATATTGAGCAAGACGAATACATTGGAGCCTTCACAGAGGAAGCTGGGGTAAGGATAGACATATCGAATCAAGGAGAAATGTCGTTTCCTCGCGAGAAAGGACTCAGTGCAGCTCCAGGATTTGCCACGTCAATAGGAATAAGGAAG GTAGAAATCCACAGAAAGGATCCATTCACCAAAAAACGATGCCAAAACAGCTCGAGTCTAAGCGACGCAAACCTCTACAAACATAACTTTCAAGTAAACTATTCAGCCAcg GCATGCAAGGAATCATGTCTCGCTTATAATCAGAGAAAAGAATGCAAATGTATGGAGTACAGATTTCCTCTTCCTAATGATAAAACCCCAGTTTGCGACATCCTAAATAAAACAGTCG TTGACTGTCTCAGCAAAGTACAGAAGGCATTTAAACGAAATGAATTGAACTGTACATTGTCATGTCCACCACCCTGCAG GGAGAGTATATTTCAGCTCACATCATCATTCTCAGCCTGGCCTTCCAGTGGTTACAAG CCTTTCTATATTGACAAGCTCAACTCGCAGGACAAATCTCATAACCTCGATATTAATtcaaattcaag TAATCTTCGCTCCAATGTTTTGAAGCTAAACATATTCTACGAGGAACTAAATTATGAAACCATTACAGAGGAAAGATCTTACGAG CTGGCCAATTTTGTGTCTGATCTCGGAGGGTCCCTTGGTTTGTGGATTGGAATGTCTGTTCTATCGTTTGCGGAAGTCCTGGAATTGTTGCTATTGATCGGTTACGCGCTATTTAGGAAATTTCGAAGAAAGTTAAACGGAAAAATACGATCATCTTCATTTCATGGCAAAGGAAAAGGCGTTGTTTGA
- the LOC131790397 gene encoding beta-1,3-galactosyltransferase 5-like: MKSSTCPFNVTAASCLFLCITVSLSMLCISLWLTSQGLTNYVESMKYNLQKEGQIGKRGSAYTTVGTSFRRRSDRDKTGSVDSHLIDDAFSDSWLEVRKHRTRLLTRTKCLQDLFLIIIVSSSPEAYNNRMVIRHTWGTDNALHRKWKTVFLIGEASSVDISYRISREAQIFGDIIQGDYPETFTNKVFKIESGFEWAAKYCSFKYLLKTDDDVFVNTRGLIEFLTQTGTANTDFYFGHLMHGNPVLRHGFYGVSEEDHPENTYKDYISGGGYVLSRDLVLKLIPMFDVVKPLKVDDAYIGILAADLGVQPISSTTFLMYNDKKSCKDDPNILLIRPIDHDCMVKLFDDTQMKLLSQSTTN; encoded by the coding sequence ATGAAGTCTTCCACGTGTCCATTTAATGTGACTGCGGCTTCTTGTTTATTCCTATGTATTACTGTTTCTCTTTCCATGTTATGCATTTCACTTTGGCTCACAAGTCAAGGACTTACAAATTATGTAGAGTCCATGAAGTATAACCTCCAGAAAGAAGGTCAAATTGGCAAGCGTGGGTCTGCGTACACAACGGTGGGAACTTCATTTCGCAGACGAAGCGATCGAGACAAAACGGGCTCTGTTGACAGTCACTTAATCGATGATGCATTCTCCGACTCTTGGCTTGAAGTACGTAAACATCGTACCCGTCTTCTAACACGAACAAAGTGTTTACAGGACTTGTTCCTCATAATAATCGTCTCTAGCTCTCCTGAAGCATATAACAATCGAATGGTTATTCGACATACTTGGGGAACGGATAACGCACTTCACCGGAAATGGAAGACGGTGTTTCTTATCGGCGAAGCTAGCAGTGTTGACATTTCGTATCGCATCTCGCGCGAAGCGCAGATATTTGGCGACATAATTCAAGGTGACTACCCTGAAACGTTTACAAATAAAGTGTTTAAGATTGAGTCTGGATTTGAATGGGCAGCAAAGTACTGTAGCTTTAAATACTTGCTTAAGACAGATGATGACGTGTTCGTCAATACTCGCGGTCTCATCGAATTCCTCACCCAAACTGGCACGGCAAATACAGACTTTTATTTTGGACATTTAATGCATGGAAACCCTGTTCTTCGTCATGGTTTCTATGGTGTTTCAGAAGAAGATCATCCTGAGAATACTTATAAAGACTACATTTCTGGAGGCGGCTACGTGTTGTCAAGGGATCTGGTCTTGAAATTAATTCCAATGTTTGATGTTGTGAAACCGCTTAAAGTTGATGATGCATATATCGGAATCCTAGCGGCCGATTTGGGTGTTCAGCCAATCTCTAGTACAACGTTTTTGATGTATAACGATAAAAAATCATGCAAGGATGACCCCAATATTTTGCTCATTAGGCCAATTGATCACGATTGCATGGTCAAACTTTTCGACGATACACAGATGAAACTACTCTCTCAGAGTACTACAAATTAG
- the LOC131790346 gene encoding fanconi-associated nuclease 1, whose translation MNRKRTRLSLSRRKKTKISGVEDMKSELCARDGNSEIVVFPPDENPVIESKQNHTEAKDSQSNKKIKLSGKTKETTGVNCMDNNNGNPANKRIATWFLKPCSPKSVSCPLCGKLAILSKINQHLDSNCKLHLALLIAEDCTANELAGAHSCSPCSSDYSAKEVLKPSYQNADRKENRSECYKPCVKSPESRDENLALEGVSSILKPANERNDFILLKKMSQKMDSKKQSPFAMDEESCIESSSDCDQGTACQEPCDTFATLSREGKSIHNDGNDPNEVQASNINLTEDVSENSKEKEDKDHEPYYLANFKLVVNNVLSNKDDRQLFNEEDNGIIDAFKVMSSEEQKLYIRLFQRKHGWFRCSKLEYPRISNNLTPILKSLAEKGFLEDESHLRDLREALNLSAAPDLKLLVKTLHISSKSVGQKGGTKEDTIEMIVNHAENQKTLFGSFRAVVLKRVKQTLGCCVRLAAYPKDVFSRLLLLFTMNVIPDDEDSSNNGQAQQLSTLYLANIGKVVYPAYVIDRPTPVFHSRDSLIQFSEAYQHKYEMLVALENKNFEQAYIYYPEASKKFDDILAKLKNCSEISAALLPGHLRCFTAEWAITKMCYYGVEVLQKWRKYDEAVNQLESLLQQDIFCFDSRGRWYDRLALNLHQHLKQPEKAMQVIREALLDPHVRFGRRLALIQRAKRILSSPAFTKGKKKKCEDYGDLELIEPDSSKSITISGTRCAELGVFIAPEIDQDGQVIDGTTTFCAVEEYALSYYRQKGFDQGIHGEGSTFSSLYILYMWDIIFASGIPDVFRSPFQAAPLDFCYDAFYESRKEIIDKRLEEISITSVEKLQDILSKAWNDYEGQVCSGISWDRFTSVEQAKQLVACLGGQIMSGIFTRFAQGYRYSRAGMPDLVVWNSSTLDYMISEVKGPGDKLSTKQLIWLDVLQSLGANVEVCYVTDVGAKRLKVSK comes from the exons aGTGGAGTGGAAGACATGAAGAGTGAGTTGTGCGCCCGAGATGGAAACTCTGAAATTGTAGTTTTTCCTCCAGATGAAAATCCAGTTATTGAATCAAAGCAGAACCACACTGAGGCAAAAGATTCtcaaagcaacaaaaaaatcaagttatcaggcaaaacaaaagaaacaacaggAGTTAATTGCATGGATAACAATAATGGGAACCCAGCAAATAAGAGAATAGCGACGTGGTTTCTGAAACCATGCAGTCCAAAATCAGTTTCTTGTCCATTGTGTGGAAAACTTGCAATTCTTTCCAAAATAAACCAACATTTAGACAGCAACTGTAAACTACACTTAGCTCTACTTATAGCTGAAGATTGTACAGCTAATGAACTTGCTGGAGCACACAGTTGTTCTCCATGCAGTTCAGACTACTCAGCAAAAGAGGTGCTAAAGCCAAGTTACCAGAATGCAGACAGGAAAGAAAATAGGTCAGAATGTTACAAACCCTGTGTGAAAAGTCCAGAATCAAGGGATGAAAATTTAGCCCTTGAGGGTGTTTCTTCTATCTTAAAGCctgcaaatgaaagaaatgattttatcCTCTTGAAGAAAATGTCACAGAAGATGGATAGTAAGAAACAAAGTCCTTTTGCAATGGATGAAGAAAGCTGCATTGAATCCAGTAGTGATTGTGATCAAGGTACTGCATGTCAGGAACCATGTGATACATTTGCAACTCTTTCTAGGGAAGGAAAATCAATTCACAATGATGGCAATGATCCAAATGAAGTTCAAGCATCTAACATAAACTTAACAGAAGATGTTTCTGAAAATTCCAAGGAGAAAGAAGACAAAGACCATGAACCATACTATTTAGCTAATTTTAAGCTTGTAGTGAACAATGTCTTGTCAAACAAGGATGACAGGCAGTTGTTCAATGAAGAAGATAATGGTATAATTGATGCTTTCAAAGTCATGTCTTCAGAGGAGCAGAAGCTGTATATCCGTCTTTTCCAGCGTAAACATGGATGGTTTAGGTGCAGCAAACTGGAATATCCGAGGATCAGTAACAATCTGACACCAATTTTAAAGTCTCTTGCAGAGAAAG GTTTTTTAGAAGATGAAAGTCATCTCAGAGATCTCCGGGAAGCATTAAATCTTTCAGCAGCTCCAGACTTAAAACTTTTGGTCAAAACTCTTCATATTTCATCAAAATCTGTTGGCCAGAAGGGGGGAACCAAGGAAGACACAATAGAAATGATTGTTAACCATGCTGAGAACCAAAAGACACTCTTTGGAAGTTTTAGAGCTGTTGTTTTGAAGAG GGTTAAGCAAACCCTTGGTTGTTGTGTGAGACTGGCAGCTTATCCCAAAGATGTGTTCAGCAGActtcttttgttgtttactATGAATGTTATCCCAGATGATGAAGACTCCTCAAACAATGGACAGGCGCAGCAATT GTCAACACTCTACCTTGCTAATATTGGTAAAGTTGTCTACCCAGCATATGTGATTGACAGACCAACACCAGTTTTTCACTCTCGAGATAGCCTCATCCAATTCTCTGAAGCATATCAGCATAAGTATGAGATGCTTGTAGCACTTGAAAATAAGAACTTTGAACAAGCCTATATTTACTATCCAGAAgcttcaaagaaatttgatgaTATTCTGGCCAAGCtaaaaaattgttcagaaaTCTCTGCTGCACTCCTCCCAGGCCACTTGCGATGCTTCACTGCTGAGTGGGCCATCACTAAGATGTGTTATTATGGAGTGGAAGTGTTACAGAAATGGCGAAAGTATGATGAGGCTGTCAATCAACTTGAAAGTCTGCTTCAACAAGACATATTTTGCTTTGATTCGCGTGGACGGTGGTATGATAGACTGGCACTGAATTTGCATCAGCACTTAAAACAACCTGAAAAG GCTATGCAGGTCATCCGGGAAGCCCTTCTAGACCCACATGTTCGGTTTGGGCGTCGTCTTGCCCTGATACAGAGAGCCAAGCGCATCCTCTCTTCCCCAGCATTTACtaaagggaagaagaaaaaatgtgAAGATTATGGAGACCTGGAGTTAATAGAACCAGACTCATCTAAGAGT ATCACTATATCTGGGACAAGATGTGCAGAACTTGGAGTCTTCATTGCTCCTGAGATTGATCAAGATGGCCAAGTAATTGATGGTACAACAACCTTCTGTGCAGTGGAGGAATATGCCTTGTCATATTATCGCCAGAAGGGATTTGACCAAGGAATCCATGGAGAAGGATCCACTTTCTCATCACTTTACATCTTATACATGTGGGACATCATATTTGCAAGTGGAATTCCAGATGTTTTTCGAAGTCCATTCCAA GCTGCTCCCCTTGACTTCTGCTATGATGCATTTTACGAAAGTCGCAAAGAAATTATTGACAAGAGGCTGGAGGAAATCTCAATAACGTCAGTTGAG AAACTTCAGGACATTCTGTCCAAAGCTTGGAATGATTACGAAGGGCAGGTTTGTTCAGGAATAAGCTGGGATCGATTCACAAGTGTGGAGCAAGCAAAA cAACTTGTAGCCTGCCTGGGTGGTCAGATAATGTCTGGGATCTTCACTCGGTTTGCTCAAGGATACCGCTATAGTCGCGCTGGTATGCCTGATCTGGTCGTATGGAATTCATCCACTCTTGATTACATG ATTTCTGAAGTTAAGGGTCCAGGGGACAAGCTTTCTACCAAGCAATTAATCTGGCTGGATGTTTTACAGTCCCTTGGAGCTAATGTCGAAGTCTGCTATGTGACTG atgttGGCGCTAAGCGCCTTAAAGTGTCAAAATAA
- the LOC131790398 gene encoding betaine--homocysteine S-methyltransferase 1-like: MASTTKKPRGILERLDTGEVVIGDGGFLYALERRGYVTAGPYTPECTVEYPEAVRQLHREFLRAGADVMQAFTFNGTQESIVSRGVRIKADDINQTACRIAREVANEGDALMAGGVSYTQSYREGRGKHAVQEEYLKQVEVLIKNDVDFLIGEYLMNIDEAEWATETLKSTGKPVAVTMPISPQGDVLGKVNPGEAAVRLAKMGADIIGVNCLFDPDSCLQTVQMMKDALSASGMLRPLMVQPVAYKTTDADRRGILSLPENPFAMESRVMTRWDMQKYARAAYDIGIRYIGGCCGFEPYHIRALAEELSNERGKLPPASSKHGFWGEALKYSSSASHKIGRQYWENLKPASGRPDCPAMSGPLSNNQRV; encoded by the exons ATGGCGTCCACAACAAAAAAG CCAAGGGGAATTCTTGAGAGACTTGACACAGGAGAAGTCGTGATCGGTGATGGCGGATTCCTCTATGCTCTTGAAAGGCGAGGCTATGTAACAGCTGGTCCATACACACCTGAATGTACAGTAGAGTATCCTGAGGCAG TGCGACAACTTCACAGAGAATTCCTTAGGGCTGGAGCAGACGTCATGCAAGCGTTTACATTTAATGGAACACAAGAATCCATCGTCAGCCGCGGAGTGAGGATTAAG GCTGACGACATCAACCAAACTGCGTGTAGGATCGCGCGTGAAGTCGCCAACGAGGGTGACGCCCTGATGGCGGGAGGAGTGTCTTACACCCAGAGCTATCGAGAAGGGCGTGGTAAGCATGCAGTTCAGGAGGAGTACTTGAAACAAGTTGAAGTACTTATCAAGAATGATGTAGATTTTCTTATTGGTGAG TATCTGATGAACATTGATGAAGCTGAATGGGCGACAGAAACTTTGAAATCTACCGGCAAACCTGTCGCCGTTACAATGCCCATTAGCCCCCAGGGGGACGTTCTAGGGAAAGTTAACCCTGGGGAAGCAGCTGTCAGGCTTGCTAAAATGG GCGCTGATATTATTGGCGTAAACTGTCTTTTTGATCCGGACAGCTGCTTGCAAACTGTGCAAATGATGAAAGATGCTTTGAGCGCCTCAGGAATGCTTCGTCCGCTTATGGTCCAGCCTGTAGCTTATAAAACCACGGATGCTGACAGAAGAGGAATTCTCTCGTTACCAGAGAATCCTTTTG CAATGGAAAGTCGTGTGATGACGAGATGGGACATGCAGAAGTACGCACGCGCAGCTTACGACATAGGCATTCGTTATATTGGTGGATGCTGTGGTTTTGAGCCATATCACATCCGGGCGCTTGCAGAAGAG CTGTCAAATGAACGAGGAAAGCTTCCACCAGCAAGTTCGAAGCACGGATTTTGGGGAGAAGCGTTAAAGTATTCTTCCAGTGCCTCCCATAA AATTGGAAGGCAATACTGGGAAAATCTTAAACCAGCCTCGGGACGACCTGACTGCCCGGCAATGTCCGGACCTTTATCCAACAATCAGAGGGTTTga